Proteins co-encoded in one Trueperella abortisuis genomic window:
- a CDS encoding DUF4193 domain-containing protein → MATDYDAPRKQDEELKEDSLTQLNARNNSHQSNSVDEDEVEAAEGFELPGADLSNVELSVAVVPAQDDEFTCSRCFLVHHRSQLAYEEDGLPVCAECAS, encoded by the coding sequence ATGGCCACAGATTACGATGCGCCGCGCAAGCAGGATGAGGAGCTGAAGGAGGATTCCCTAACCCAGCTTAACGCGCGAAATAACAGTCACCAGTCTAACTCTGTTGACGAAGACGAAGTGGAGGCTGCCGAGGGTTTCGAGCTTCCGGGTGCCGACCTGTCTAACGTCGAGCTTTCCGTCGCAGTCGTTCCCGCGCAGGATGACGAGTTCACTTGCTCGCGCTGCTTCCTCGTCCACCACCGATCCCAGCTGGCATACGAGGAGGACGGCCTGCCCGTCTGCGCTGAGTGCGCGTCCTAG
- a CDS encoding DUF3159 domain-containing protein: MTEPHATGMRALVEDDFDVMAAVGGPRGIVEATIPTILFLVLYTLTHGLNLAVGVSVVSSLVFIVIRALQRIPVTPAFGGLFAIALSAFVTWRSGEASNFFVWGLLTNAGYGAALLISILVRWPALGLLIGFLRGDATGWRHDPDQQVTRRRYLLITWMWLGLFLARLAVQGPLYLAHATEALGIARLFMGVPLFALIGWFTWLLVKGLPEVPVTATGAETEGGVTEAPGAEAR, encoded by the coding sequence ATGACTGAGCCTCACGCGACCGGCATGCGCGCCCTCGTCGAGGACGATTTTGACGTCATGGCTGCGGTGGGTGGTCCGCGTGGGATCGTGGAGGCCACGATCCCCACGATCCTCTTTCTCGTTCTCTACACGCTCACCCATGGCCTCAACCTAGCGGTGGGCGTCTCGGTGGTTTCCTCACTGGTTTTCATCGTGATCCGTGCGCTCCAGCGTATTCCGGTGACCCCCGCGTTCGGCGGACTATTCGCCATCGCGCTGTCCGCCTTCGTTACCTGGCGCAGTGGGGAGGCGTCGAACTTCTTCGTGTGGGGGCTGCTGACGAACGCCGGCTACGGCGCGGCCCTGCTCATCTCGATTCTCGTGCGCTGGCCCGCCCTCGGCCTGCTCATCGGCTTCCTGCGCGGGGACGCCACGGGCTGGCGGCATGACCCGGACCAGCAGGTTACCCGCCGTCGCTATCTGCTCATCACCTGGATGTGGCTTGGCCTGTTCCTGGCCCGGCTCGCCGTTCAGGGCCCGCTCTACCTCGCCCACGCCACCGAGGCGCTGGGGATCGCCCGCCTTTTCATGGGTGTTCCGCTCTTCGCGCTGATCGGCTGGTTCACCTGGCTACTCGTCAAAGGCTTACCCGAAGTTCCGGTAACTGCTACGGGCGCGGAGACCGAGGGCGGGGTGACCGAGGCGCCGGGCGCCGAAGCGCGCTAG
- a CDS encoding potassium channel family protein — translation MKILVAGAGSVGRSLAREMSEAGHELTLIDIKPEAMRVASVPEADWILGDACELSVLETAGLEETDAVVAATGDDKANLVLSLLAKTEFGVPRVIARVSNPSNAWLFDESWGVDVAVSTPQIMAGIISEAVTVGKLVRRMEFQSGATMYLATVSEGSLFTAHALGQIALPPDIMVTGIVRDGVPLFPSSDMSIDAGDQLIFLVGANASEGLADIEEIL, via the coding sequence ATGAAGATTCTTGTAGCTGGAGCTGGCTCCGTGGGGCGCTCGCTCGCCCGCGAAATGAGCGAGGCCGGGCACGAGTTGACCCTCATCGACATCAAACCCGAGGCGATGCGCGTGGCATCGGTGCCGGAGGCGGACTGGATCCTCGGCGACGCCTGCGAGCTCTCCGTACTCGAAACGGCCGGATTGGAGGAGACCGACGCCGTCGTCGCGGCAACCGGGGACGACAAGGCCAACCTTGTCCTGTCCCTGCTTGCTAAAACCGAGTTCGGCGTGCCGCGCGTCATCGCCCGCGTGTCCAACCCCTCCAACGCCTGGCTCTTCGACGAATCCTGGGGCGTGGACGTGGCCGTCTCCACGCCGCAGATCATGGCCGGCATCATTTCCGAGGCGGTCACAGTCGGCAAGCTCGTGCGCCGCATGGAGTTTCAATCCGGGGCAACAATGTACCTGGCCACCGTCTCCGAGGGTTCTCTTTTTACCGCACACGCCCTGGGCCAGATCGCCTTGCCGCCCGACATCATGGTCACGGGCATCGTGCGCGACGGCGTACCGCTCTTCCCCAGCTCCGACATGTCCATCGACGCCGGCGACCAGCTCATCTTCCTCGTGGGTGCCAACGCCTCGGAGGGGCTGGCCGATATCGAGGAAATCCTCTAG
- a CDS encoding DNA gyrase/topoisomerase IV subunit A: protein MASTEQIVDIDVSQEMRTSFLEYSYSVIYARALPDARDGLKPVQRRILFQMDRMGLRPDRGHVKSSRVIGEVMGRLHPHSDSAIYDAMVRLSQPFTMRLPMVDGHGNFGSLDDGPAAPRYTEVRMAPAALAMTADIDEDVVDMVPNYDNTYLQPEVLPAAIPNLLVNGSSGIAVGMATNMAPHNLGEVIAGARFLLDHPEATLDELMRYIPGPDLPEGGKIVGLDGIRQAYETGRGIFRTRATAHIENVTARKKGIIFTELPYLVGPEKVIDKIKDGVQSKKLQGITGVQNLTDRKHGTRLVVEVKNSFNPEAVLAALYKHTPLEDSFGINNVALVDGQPHTLGLKALLEVFLDHRLTVTRRRTAFRLQKAKDRLHLVEGLLIAILDIDEVIALIRSSDDSATAKDRLMKVFDLTEIQADYILELRLRRLTKFSQIELEQEKNELESEIERLGEILSSDVKLRALVSSELAQTAREFATPRRTVLLESDATKPTSALKVEDDPCWVLLSGDGLIARIVTATEPSHSGPRQRHDAVVARVRTTNLSSIGVITSDGSVTRLNVLDIPAIPETQTAPGLSGGAPVKELLLAGQGSTVVGLVDLDHPPILALATAQGKIKRVNPDYPDRGAIDIIKLADGDAVIGAAPASDDDEIVLVTSNAQLLRFPAADVRPQGRAGQGVAGIRVSDARVIALGVVPANDVAAHGVVTIAGSSGSLPGTAPGSAKVTPLDRYPAKGRGTGGVRTQRFRSGEDQLQLAWVGQLPPRAIGSNGKPVALPDVDERRDGSGTELAAVVTAIG from the coding sequence ATGGCCAGCACAGAGCAGATCGTTGACATTGACGTGTCGCAGGAAATGCGCACATCCTTCCTCGAATACTCCTATTCCGTCATCTACGCCCGCGCCCTGCCCGACGCCCGCGACGGCCTCAAGCCGGTCCAGCGCCGTATCCTTTTCCAGATGGATCGCATGGGTCTGCGCCCCGACCGTGGCCACGTCAAATCCTCGCGCGTGATCGGGGAGGTCATGGGCCGCTTGCATCCGCACAGCGACTCGGCCATCTACGACGCCATGGTCCGCCTCTCCCAACCCTTCACCATGCGCCTGCCCATGGTCGACGGCCACGGCAACTTTGGTTCGCTCGACGACGGGCCCGCGGCTCCTCGCTACACCGAGGTGCGCATGGCCCCGGCGGCGCTGGCGATGACGGCGGATATTGACGAGGACGTCGTCGACATGGTGCCTAATTACGACAACACCTACCTTCAGCCTGAGGTGCTTCCCGCCGCCATCCCCAACCTGCTCGTCAACGGCTCGTCGGGCATCGCGGTGGGCATGGCCACCAACATGGCGCCTCACAACCTCGGCGAGGTCATCGCGGGGGCACGCTTCCTCCTCGACCACCCCGAGGCCACCCTCGACGAGCTGATGCGCTACATCCCCGGGCCCGACCTGCCCGAGGGCGGCAAGATCGTGGGGCTCGATGGGATCCGCCAGGCATACGAAACCGGGCGCGGCATCTTCCGCACCCGCGCCACCGCCCACATCGAGAACGTCACCGCCCGCAAGAAGGGCATTATCTTCACCGAGCTGCCCTACCTCGTGGGCCCGGAGAAGGTCATTGACAAGATCAAGGACGGGGTGCAGTCGAAGAAGCTGCAGGGCATCACGGGGGTACAGAACCTCACCGATCGTAAGCACGGCACCAGGCTCGTGGTCGAGGTGAAGAACTCCTTCAACCCGGAGGCCGTGCTTGCCGCCCTCTACAAGCACACCCCGCTCGAGGATTCTTTCGGCATCAATAACGTCGCCCTCGTCGATGGCCAGCCGCACACCCTCGGCCTCAAGGCCCTGCTCGAGGTCTTCCTCGACCACCGCCTCACCGTCACTCGCCGGCGCACCGCCTTCCGCTTGCAGAAAGCCAAGGACCGCCTTCACCTGGTGGAGGGTCTCCTCATCGCGATCCTCGACATCGACGAGGTCATCGCCCTCATCCGATCCTCCGATGACTCCGCCACAGCCAAGGATCGCCTCATGAAGGTATTCGATCTGACAGAGATCCAGGCCGATTACATCCTCGAGCTGCGGCTGCGCCGGCTGACGAAGTTCTCCCAAATCGAGCTGGAGCAGGAAAAGAACGAGCTGGAAAGCGAGATCGAGCGCCTCGGCGAGATCCTCAGCTCCGACGTCAAGCTACGCGCCCTCGTCTCCTCCGAGCTGGCCCAAACCGCCCGCGAGTTCGCCACCCCGCGCCGCACGGTTCTGCTCGAGTCCGATGCCACCAAGCCCACCTCCGCGCTCAAGGTCGAGGACGACCCATGCTGGGTGCTCCTGTCCGGCGACGGCCTCATCGCCCGGATCGTGACCGCCACCGAGCCCTCCCACTCCGGCCCGCGCCAGCGTCACGACGCCGTCGTCGCCCGGGTCAGGACGACCAACCTGTCCTCCATTGGGGTGATCACCTCCGATGGGTCGGTCACCCGACTGAACGTCCTCGACATCCCCGCCATCCCCGAAACTCAGACAGCGCCGGGACTCTCCGGCGGCGCGCCAGTTAAGGAACTCTTGCTCGCAGGCCAAGGCTCGACCGTGGTCGGGCTCGTCGACCTCGATCACCCGCCCATCCTTGCCCTCGCTACAGCACAGGGCAAGATCAAGCGCGTCAACCCCGACTACCCTGACCGCGGCGCGATCGACATCATCAAGCTCGCCGACGGCGACGCCGTGATCGGCGCTGCCCCCGCCTCCGACGACGACGAGATCGTGCTTGTAACCTCCAACGCCCAGTTGCTGCGTTTCCCCGCCGCCGACGTGCGCCCGCAGGGTCGTGCCGGCCAGGGAGTTGCCGGCATCCGAGTGTCCGACGCTCGGGTGATCGCCCTCGGCGTCGTGCCCGCGAATGACGTTGCCGCCCACGGCGTCGTCACCATCGCCGGCTCCTCCGGCTCGCTGCCCGGCACTGCGCCCGGCTCGGCAAAGGTCACCCCGCTCGACCGCTACCCCGCCAAGGGCCGCGGCACCGGAGGCGTTCGCACGCAACGCTTCCGCAGCGGCGAGGATCAGCTTCAGCTGGCCTGGGTGGGCCAGCTACCTCCACGCGCGATCGGCTCGAACGGCAAGCCTGTGGCGCTTCCCGACGTCGACGAGCGCCGCGACGGCTCGGGCACCGAGCTGGCCGCCGTCGTAACGGCCATCGGCTAG
- a CDS encoding DUF5998 family protein, translated as MIDMRNDLDAALSSLVAPESPVLADIRQALGEDVVRAFYVRPETVFDADSVYDRIVAFIVTATRLVLVYSDTNYEMDTRGEYVTTAQSVRLDSIREHHVVRRREFRGKRVGQLNSILLRLRWGAAFSQDLQPGACDDPTCTNDHGYVGVATNEDLQLFLDRHVDATHFAEGVAFIDEVERILGQLA; from the coding sequence ATGATCGATATGCGAAACGACCTCGATGCGGCGCTGTCAAGCTTGGTGGCGCCAGAGTCGCCCGTGCTTGCCGACATCCGCCAGGCTCTGGGCGAGGACGTCGTGCGCGCCTTCTATGTGCGGCCCGAAACTGTCTTCGACGCGGACTCGGTCTATGACAGGATCGTCGCCTTCATCGTCACAGCTACGCGCCTCGTCCTCGTCTACTCGGACACGAACTACGAGATGGACACTCGCGGCGAATATGTGACGACGGCGCAGTCGGTCCGCCTCGACAGTATCAGGGAGCATCACGTGGTTCGCCGCCGCGAGTTCCGCGGCAAGCGCGTGGGTCAGCTCAACTCCATCCTGCTACGCCTGCGCTGGGGTGCAGCCTTCTCTCAGGACCTCCAGCCCGGCGCGTGTGACGACCCCACCTGCACGAACGATCACGGCTACGTGGGCGTGGCGACAAACGAAGACCTGCAGCTCTTTCTCGACCGCCACGTGGACGCGACCCACTTCGCTGAAGGGGTGGCCTTCATCGATGAGGTCGAACGTATCCTCGGGCAACTCGCATGA
- a CDS encoding potassium channel family protein, with the protein MHFVIMGCGRVGASLAVNIADRGHSVAIIDQNSHAFQRLPDDFQGQPVTGVGFDRGALRQAGIEDAAGFAAVSSGDNSNIIAARVVRETFGVDNVVARIYDASRAGVYNKLGIDVVAPVSWTADQVMRNLIPLGPYVEHVDSATGTALFFVDLDTSWYGRTIADIEAATGARVAYITRNLKLVLPTATTVIQDGDELRFIAALADAQAIQHVTNHPAKAR; encoded by the coding sequence GTGCATTTCGTCATTATGGGCTGCGGCCGAGTGGGCGCGAGCCTCGCCGTCAACATCGCCGATCGTGGGCACTCGGTGGCCATCATCGACCAAAACTCTCATGCCTTCCAACGCCTGCCCGATGACTTCCAGGGACAGCCCGTCACCGGCGTGGGCTTCGACCGGGGCGCTTTGCGCCAGGCTGGCATCGAGGACGCCGCCGGGTTCGCCGCCGTGTCTTCCGGAGATAACTCCAACATCATTGCGGCCCGCGTGGTGCGCGAGACCTTCGGCGTGGACAACGTCGTGGCTCGCATCTACGACGCCTCACGCGCCGGGGTCTACAACAAGCTCGGCATCGACGTGGTCGCCCCCGTGTCCTGGACGGCCGACCAGGTGATGCGCAATCTCATCCCGCTCGGGCCGTACGTCGAGCACGTCGACTCTGCCACCGGCACGGCCCTCTTCTTCGTCGACCTCGACACGTCTTGGTATGGGCGCACCATCGCCGACATCGAGGCCGCGACCGGGGCACGCGTGGCCTACATCACCCGCAACCTCAAGCTGGTCCTGCCCACCGCCACCACGGTCATCCAAGACGGTGACGAGTTGCGCTTCATCGCGGCGCTCGCTGACGCGCAGGCCATCCAACACGTGACCAACCATCCGGCAAAGGCTAGGTGA
- a CDS encoding single stranded DNA-binding domain-containing protein, which yields MTRRRELVGTIRSITYPGAGLERRVLVRLECDEGPLTLYFMSRKNLECVDIGTRIRVAGAITCHRGVPTMFNPIMEVENDDD from the coding sequence ATGACGCGGCGGCGCGAACTGGTCGGCACGATCCGTTCCATCACCTATCCCGGCGCGGGGCTTGAGCGGCGCGTGCTGGTTCGTCTCGAGTGCGACGAGGGGCCGCTGACACTGTATTTCATGTCGAGGAAGAACCTCGAATGTGTGGATATCGGGACGAGAATTCGCGTGGCCGGCGCGATCACGTGCCATCGTGGCGTGCCGACCATGTTCAACCCCATCATGGAAGTGGAGAACGACGATGACTGA
- a CDS encoding alkaline phosphatase family protein — MIVPHRENLAEVLPGVLRSLGQARQSVFNLPAARRACVVMVDGLGFHNIDQRRGHAPTLRSLDMRAITTVVPSTTAAGISALATGAMPGQTAMGGYALRVPGSDEVFNLIGWNTSSVDPRAWQSVPTIFETTDLDAVKIHPRRFVDSGLTLAALRGGRTVVAEKLEARVDGAVAELKSGADLVYLYWGDIDSTGHHAGWESEAWIGQLEHFDSELGRLRRLLPPDTLLVLTADHGMIDVAERYDIACVGELTRGVDVVAGESRALHLYTEEPEEVSGRWREVLGERAWIYTQAEAEEAGLFGPMGDFAREVFGDVLVFAKDRLAIVDSRYQSQGAIGLVGVHGSLTEQEMMIPLGIDLI, encoded by the coding sequence ATGATCGTACCGCACAGGGAGAATCTCGCCGAGGTGTTGCCGGGCGTATTGCGCTCTCTCGGTCAGGCACGCCAGTCCGTGTTCAACCTCCCGGCCGCCCGGCGCGCGTGCGTGGTCATGGTCGACGGCCTTGGCTTTCACAACATCGACCAGCGTCGCGGGCATGCCCCCACCCTTCGCTCCCTCGACATGCGCGCGATTACCACTGTGGTGCCGTCGACGACGGCGGCCGGCATTAGCGCGCTCGCAACGGGCGCCATGCCGGGCCAGACGGCGATGGGCGGCTATGCCCTGCGGGTACCCGGCTCCGATGAGGTCTTCAACCTCATCGGCTGGAATACGTCCAGCGTTGATCCTCGCGCGTGGCAGTCCGTGCCCACGATCTTCGAGACGACGGACCTCGACGCGGTCAAGATCCACCCGCGCCGCTTCGTCGACTCCGGACTGACTCTCGCGGCCTTGCGTGGCGGGCGCACCGTCGTCGCCGAGAAGCTAGAGGCACGCGTGGATGGCGCGGTCGCGGAGCTGAAGTCCGGGGCCGACCTCGTCTACCTGTACTGGGGCGACATTGATTCAACCGGCCACCATGCCGGATGGGAATCGGAGGCGTGGATTGGCCAGCTCGAACACTTTGACTCGGAGCTCGGCAGGCTACGTCGCCTATTGCCGCCCGATACGCTCCTCGTGCTCACAGCCGATCACGGCATGATCGACGTCGCCGAGCGCTACGACATCGCATGCGTGGGCGAGCTTACCCGTGGAGTCGACGTCGTGGCTGGGGAATCCCGAGCGCTACACCTGTACACCGAGGAGCCGGAGGAGGTTTCTGGGCGCTGGCGGGAGGTGCTGGGGGAGCGGGCCTGGATCTACACGCAGGCCGAGGCTGAGGAAGCTGGGCTTTTCGGGCCGATGGGCGACTTTGCCCGCGAGGTCTTCGGCGACGTTCTCGTCTTCGCGAAAGACCGGCTCGCGATCGTCGACTCGCGCTACCAGAGCCAGGGAGCGATCGGACTGGTCGGTGTGCACGGCTCCCTCACCGAGCAGGAGATGATGATCCCGCTCGGCATTGATCTTATCTAG
- a CDS encoding APC family permease has product MNLQASQRAQTIVRSITRSTSVSIIALGMVLVPQVVLRSASYSERATAIFIALVSAFLSLAVALFFAGLLHRYVPQKASHQLADWYLGHWAGLLVSAARILAYALVMILGVGLAVTSVDALIDISWDWALESVLILLISIPVLVGRVRHVQRWGLVFAAAAVLGMVFLLGYGLILEATGSIDFENIRLAQENSLTSDRVTGLTNSYVESALAGAMVGAIATLISERVMKDSSERRVSRRRLGAFMLIAFLVIALMFYFIVTLRMPGHREALPSLTMSYAFFGPVGRMVYVTLFALLGLAVATAAYGELPRLLRELALDGLLPRKLAAADAVAPRRAIVALIAALAASVTLVLDSVRSIAAVFVFIVYIIIAFVSVAMVSRSRTILTDSTDGEERSVARGLGWLFALYGVAALGVAGLLVYAQSRWALAGVLALSVPGLFLVVYSRGQSRVREQLELGDASEGRHLPTRVHGVVLIDRVDAATISAVTWARAMRLSSLTAVCVDIDPRQTRRIREAWEASLVPVDLTILGEPKGAWRGPVVDYIRSQLAQSPHDIIDVIIPRVIYSSAWERFFLRHSTPRVISDLRFEPRVMITEAPYRLGEAEA; this is encoded by the coding sequence GTGAACCTACAAGCCTCGCAACGCGCACAGACCATCGTTCGCTCGATCACCAGGTCGACGTCGGTGTCCATCATTGCGCTGGGCATGGTGCTTGTACCGCAGGTGGTCTTGCGTTCGGCGTCCTACTCGGAGCGGGCCACCGCCATCTTTATCGCTCTCGTGAGCGCGTTCCTGTCGCTGGCCGTGGCGCTGTTTTTTGCGGGGCTACTGCACAGGTACGTCCCCCAGAAGGCTTCTCATCAGCTCGCGGATTGGTACCTGGGCCACTGGGCTGGCCTGCTTGTTTCCGCCGCCCGGATCCTGGCCTATGCGCTGGTGATGATCCTCGGGGTCGGGCTCGCGGTGACGTCGGTGGACGCGCTCATTGACATCTCGTGGGACTGGGCTCTCGAATCGGTCCTCATCTTGCTCATATCAATCCCGGTGCTCGTGGGGAGGGTCCGGCACGTCCAGAGGTGGGGTCTCGTCTTCGCCGCGGCCGCCGTGTTGGGGATGGTCTTCCTCCTCGGCTACGGCCTCATCCTGGAGGCCACCGGTTCGATTGACTTTGAAAATATTCGCCTCGCCCAGGAGAACTCGCTGACCTCCGACCGCGTGACTGGCCTGACCAACTCGTATGTGGAGTCCGCGTTGGCGGGTGCGATGGTGGGCGCGATCGCGACCCTCATCTCGGAGCGGGTCATGAAGGATTCCAGCGAACGTCGGGTGAGCAGGCGGCGTTTAGGCGCCTTCATGTTGATTGCCTTCCTCGTCATCGCGCTCATGTTCTACTTCATCGTGACGTTGCGTATGCCCGGCCATCGTGAGGCCCTGCCGTCCTTGACGATGTCCTACGCCTTCTTCGGGCCGGTGGGCCGGATGGTTTACGTGACGCTTTTTGCGCTGCTCGGCCTGGCGGTGGCCACCGCCGCCTACGGTGAGCTGCCCCGCCTGTTGCGCGAACTCGCCCTCGACGGCCTGTTGCCGCGCAAGCTCGCCGCCGCCGACGCCGTGGCTCCGCGCCGTGCCATCGTGGCGCTTATCGCCGCCCTCGCCGCGAGCGTGACCCTCGTTTTGGATTCGGTCCGCTCGATCGCGGCTGTCTTCGTCTTCATCGTCTACATCATCATCGCCTTCGTCAGCGTCGCGATGGTCTCCCGCTCGCGCACCATCCTCACCGACTCCACCGACGGCGAGGAGCGTAGCGTCGCGCGGGGACTGGGCTGGCTCTTCGCCCTCTACGGGGTGGCTGCACTCGGGGTGGCCGGCCTCCTCGTCTACGCCCAATCGAGGTGGGCGTTAGCCGGCGTCCTGGCCCTGTCAGTGCCGGGGCTGTTCCTCGTGGTCTATTCGCGCGGGCAGTCGAGGGTGCGCGAGCAACTTGAGTTGGGAGACGCGAGCGAGGGGCGCCATCTTCCTACCCGCGTGCACGGCGTGGTCCTTATCGATCGGGTGGACGCGGCGACGATCTCGGCGGTGACGTGGGCGCGGGCGATGCGCCTGTCCTCGCTCACGGCGGTGTGTGTGGATATCGACCCGAGGCAGACCAGGCGGATCCGCGAGGCGTGGGAGGCCTCCCTTGTGCCGGTGGACCTGACCATTCTGGGCGAACCCAAGGGGGCCTGGCGCGGGCCGGTGGTTGACTACATCCGCTCCCAGCTGGCACAGAGTCCGCACGACATCATCGACGTCATCATCCCCCGCGTCATTTATTCCAGCGCCTGGGAGCGCTTCTTCCTGCGCCATTCCACCCCGCGGGTGATCTCAGATCTGCGTTTTGAACCGCGGGTGATGATCACGGAGGCGCCCTACAGGCTAGGGGAGGCGGAGGCATGA
- a CDS encoding DUF3710 domain-containing protein, producing the protein MWLFGKKKHDRHEAANAEDPVTADDDVESAPPATGPWDSDEVAIGDRLDAGSLWIPVIPGTTLQFTLDRRRQQVLGIVYSKDSSALQLQVFAAPRSAKLWEEVRRDMRTSIAQQGGFSQEEEGPLGPELHAQMPVPGSKAMAPHRFLGIDGPRWLLRATLYGKAGADEAAANEMIEIVREVVVNRGQAPHPPRELLPLEIPEQVTAQE; encoded by the coding sequence ATGTGGCTCTTCGGGAAGAAGAAGCACGATAGGCACGAGGCGGCGAACGCCGAAGATCCGGTAACGGCCGACGACGACGTCGAGTCGGCACCGCCTGCCACCGGCCCGTGGGATTCCGATGAGGTTGCCATCGGCGACAGGCTCGATGCCGGCTCCCTGTGGATCCCCGTCATCCCTGGGACGACCCTCCAATTCACCCTCGACCGGCGGCGCCAGCAGGTGCTCGGCATCGTCTACTCGAAGGACTCCTCGGCGCTCCAGCTACAGGTGTTTGCGGCTCCGCGTTCGGCGAAGCTGTGGGAAGAGGTGCGCCGCGACATGCGCACCTCCATTGCCCAGCAGGGCGGATTCTCTCAGGAGGAAGAGGGACCGCTCGGCCCCGAGTTGCACGCGCAAATGCCGGTGCCGGGATCGAAGGCAATGGCTCCGCACCGGTTCCTCGGGATTGACGGGCCGCGATGGTTGTTGCGTGCGACGCTGTACGGCAAGGCGGGTGCCGACGAGGCGGCGGCCAATGAGATGATCGAGATCGTGCGCGAGGTGGTCGTCAACCGGGGCCAGGCCCCGCACCCGCCACGTGAGCTACTCCCGCTCGAGATTCCGGAACAGGTCACGGCGCAAGAATGA
- the sepH gene encoding septation protein SepH, whose translation MIELELLGLQDGQKLSLNDSQGNRYVLPITDELRAALRTDVTSQGEDTPKPITPREIQAYFRAGRTVAEVSEISSLPPSQLTNLAYPIFAEREYVAQNARLYRLGHEDGGMTLEELVASRLVSRGVEASDVEWDARREHGEPWILTATYTSGGVVNVARWAVNTKTQTFQARNDEATWLTENQIPAPANPWRKPNTPPAEPERKASIIDAQPAAAGSAVDIDSMLASLNSKRGQAQPMPEFDGAHPADSEPEAAQDATILSLPTSSAEEEEPDAPSEGDGQQALPGVAADTQKAAKPDKPKKRRNRPAMPTWDEIVFGYSKDD comes from the coding sequence ATGATCGAGCTCGAATTGTTGGGGCTTCAAGACGGGCAGAAGTTGAGCCTGAATGATTCACAGGGTAACCGCTACGTACTTCCGATCACTGACGAACTTCGCGCGGCCCTGCGCACCGACGTAACCTCGCAGGGCGAGGACACGCCGAAGCCGATCACCCCGCGCGAGATCCAGGCCTATTTCCGTGCCGGGCGCACGGTGGCCGAAGTCTCCGAAATCTCCTCTCTACCCCCTTCGCAGCTGACGAATCTCGCCTACCCGATCTTCGCCGAGCGTGAGTACGTTGCCCAGAATGCCCGCCTGTACCGCCTCGGGCACGAGGACGGCGGCATGACTCTCGAAGAATTGGTCGCTTCCCGGCTGGTCAGCCGCGGGGTCGAAGCGAGCGACGTCGAATGGGATGCACGTCGCGAGCACGGCGAGCCGTGGATCTTGACGGCCACCTACACCAGCGGCGGCGTCGTCAATGTGGCCAGATGGGCCGTCAACACGAAGACGCAAACGTTCCAGGCACGCAACGACGAGGCAACTTGGCTCACCGAGAACCAAATCCCCGCTCCTGCCAACCCGTGGCGCAAGCCCAACACCCCGCCAGCCGAACCGGAGCGGAAGGCCTCCATCATCGACGCCCAGCCGGCGGCTGCGGGCAGCGCTGTGGACATCGACTCAATGCTCGCCTCCCTCAACTCCAAGCGCGGCCAGGCCCAACCCATGCCCGAGTTCGACGGCGCCCACCCTGCGGACTCCGAACCCGAGGCGGCTCAGGACGCCACGATTCTCTCCCTGCCCACCTCCTCCGCCGAGGAGGAAGAGCCCGACGCCCCCAGTGAAGGCGACGGCCAGCAGGCCCTTCCCGGCGTCGCGGCAGACACCCAAAAGGCCGCCAAGCCGGACAAGCCGAAGAAGCGGCGCAACCGCCCGGCAATGCCCACGTGGGACGAGATCGTTTTCGGCTACTCGAAGGACGACTAG